Proteins encoded in a region of the Paenibacillus pedocola genome:
- a CDS encoding Ger(x)C family spore germination protein, producing the protein MYRRLMPLLLCLFLLAMTQSGCWSSKEIEDLALYTGLALDTGKLTKAEQELEAQDITYSKRNKVTATVQIVPVKHAGMEKQQGGPQPTPYLNISGTGDSVLEVFRQYSLRNERPIVGHHLKVIVVSTELLKRQSMEQLMDFVLRDNDIRPSTMVFISQGRAEETLVSKRTDEIPSFHLRDMIHGQKRTSKVMKPVILSELDALMHAKRSYALQNLVTAGGETEFSGAAVVKGDTGHWIGTLSQEDTECLTWLTNNGKAGTIKAYDQDDEPMTYEMKDMKSKIKARIDGDDISFDVSIETEGRLIETWSSSSDADSTEYTEKVGRMFEVKLEKMMERMMEKLQKEYKADVAGFGEALSIQYPRVWKKVQDQWDDTFSRSVVRFKYDLKITDFGSFTE; encoded by the coding sequence ATGTATAGACGATTAATGCCGCTTCTTCTCTGTCTTTTCCTGCTTGCTATGACACAGTCCGGATGCTGGAGCAGCAAAGAAATTGAGGACCTGGCACTTTATACCGGACTCGCTCTGGATACGGGCAAGCTGACAAAGGCTGAACAAGAGCTGGAAGCGCAAGACATTACCTACTCTAAACGGAATAAAGTTACAGCGACGGTCCAGATTGTACCGGTGAAACACGCAGGCATGGAAAAACAGCAGGGAGGTCCACAGCCTACACCTTATCTCAACATATCCGGAACCGGAGATTCCGTGCTTGAAGTCTTCCGTCAATATTCTTTGAGAAACGAACGGCCGATCGTCGGTCATCATCTGAAGGTCATTGTGGTCTCAACGGAATTGCTGAAGCGGCAATCCATGGAACAGCTGATGGATTTTGTACTCCGCGATAATGATATCCGCCCCAGCACTATGGTTTTTATCAGTCAAGGCAGGGCAGAGGAGACGCTTGTCTCCAAGCGGACCGATGAAATCCCCTCCTTTCACCTCAGAGATATGATCCACGGCCAGAAAAGAACAAGTAAGGTGATGAAGCCGGTCATTTTGTCCGAACTGGATGCACTCATGCATGCAAAGCGAAGTTATGCTCTGCAGAACCTCGTTACCGCGGGTGGGGAAACCGAGTTTTCCGGAGCTGCTGTGGTGAAAGGAGACACGGGGCACTGGATCGGCACCTTGTCCCAGGAAGATACCGAATGCCTAACCTGGCTGACCAATAATGGCAAGGCTGGCACTATCAAAGCCTATGACCAGGATGACGAGCCGATGACCTATGAAATGAAGGACATGAAAAGCAAAATCAAAGCCCGTATCGACGGGGATGACATTTCGTTTGATGTCTCCATCGAGACGGAAGGCCGGCTGATCGAAACCTGGAGCAGCTCAAGTGATGCCGACTCAACAGAATATACAGAGAAGGTAGGCCGTATGTTCGAAGTTAAGCTTGAGAAGATGATGGAGAGGATGATGGAGAAGCTGCAAAAAGAGTATAAAGCCGATGTAGCCGGTTTCGGAGAAGCGCTCAGCATCCAGTATCCCCGGGTGTGGAAAAAGGTCCAGGACCAGTGGGACGATACATTCAGCCGCTCCGTAGTCCGTTTTAAATATGATTTGAAAATAACCGATTTCGGTTCCTTTACCGAGTAG
- a CDS encoding GerAB/ArcD/ProY family transporter, producing the protein MFTRTDDKITATQAAVFLNNTVLGAGILTLPRGVSEAVKTPDSWMSVLLGGIIVMAVIVLMVKISQQFPGKTIFQYAGKIVGRIPGAFLCLLLIIYFLTLAGFEIRSLAEVTLFFLLEGTPIWAIILPFIWVGTYLVYGGINAIARVFQIVFPISIMILLICYGFSLRLFDINNLRPVLGSGIMPVISGLKSTVLVYSGCEVVMTLVAFMQQPRQAIKVMLVGIGIPIGLYLLTVIMVIGGLSIDSVITSTWPTIDLIRSFEIPGFLFERMEFPLMVIWLMQMFCNFCSFFFQASLGISQIFRLKVHAVIYLLVPVIFISAMVPKSVNELFSLGDMIGKAGIVLFLLLPLLLSVIWLIRTKGLKQHV; encoded by the coding sequence ATGTTTACCCGTACAGACGACAAAATCACTGCTACACAAGCAGCGGTATTCCTCAATAACACAGTGCTTGGCGCCGGGATTCTGACACTGCCACGGGGGGTAAGCGAAGCTGTAAAGACTCCGGATTCCTGGATGTCCGTATTGCTCGGGGGGATCATCGTGATGGCTGTAATTGTCCTGATGGTGAAGATCAGCCAGCAGTTTCCCGGAAAAACCATTTTCCAGTATGCCGGAAAAATCGTAGGCCGGATACCGGGAGCTTTCCTGTGCCTGCTGCTGATTATCTATTTTCTAACTCTCGCAGGCTTTGAGATCCGCTCGCTCGCCGAGGTTACGCTGTTCTTCCTGCTGGAAGGCACTCCAATCTGGGCGATTATCCTGCCTTTCATCTGGGTGGGAACCTATCTCGTATACGGCGGAATCAATGCCATCGCCAGGGTCTTTCAGATTGTGTTTCCGATCAGTATCATGATTCTGCTCATCTGCTACGGGTTCAGCCTCCGGCTTTTTGATATTAACAACCTGCGTCCTGTCCTCGGCAGCGGCATTATGCCAGTGATCAGCGGCCTGAAGTCAACGGTGCTTGTCTATAGCGGGTGTGAGGTCGTGATGACGCTTGTAGCGTTCATGCAGCAGCCCCGTCAGGCTATAAAAGTAATGCTGGTGGGAATCGGCATCCCGATCGGACTCTATCTGTTGACAGTAATTATGGTCATAGGCGGACTCTCTATCGATTCTGTGATCACGAGCACCTGGCCGACCATCGATCTGATCCGCAGCTTTGAAATCCCCGGATTTCTATTCGAACGGATGGAGTTTCCGCTAATGGTGATCTGGCTGATGCAAATGTTCTGCAACTTCTGCAGTTTCTTTTTCCAGGCTTCTCTCGGTATCTCCCAAATTTTCCGTCTGAAGGTTCATGCGGTCATTTATCTGCTGGTGCCGGTCATTTTCATCTCTGCGATGGTGCCTAAGTCCGTTAACGAGCTGTTCAGCCTGGGGGATATGATCGGCAAAGCGGGAATTGTCCTGTTTCTGCTTCTGCCCCTGCTGCTCTCGGTCATCTGGCTCATCCGTACGAAAGGATTGAAGCAGCATGTATAG
- a CDS encoding spore germination protein, which translates to MLSFVISHIPGWDVFFQAGIALLFPLAVSRLYKALYSLVGSGRAVESPGSSGKKRKGLSDAPVSPPLQARQSFSGNYTTDLQFIKSAIGRNTDLHFKEFTITRLQKQAALIYVDGMQNDRNLNLKIMQFLMFEATTDSFSASGLAGQRLPFSQLSEASDLTDFNQSVLYGYAGLLIEGLPQGLLIQPPEADSRSLDEPVSEALLRGPRLGFSESLNLNTSILRRQGRSDQLEIVTHRAGNRIQKDLAIAYMKDIVNPELLQEVESRISKLDIDFLAESGYIEQLIEDNYLSPFQQVQNTERPDRVISALLEGRIAILLDGTPFALIIPVTFSMLLQSPEDYYERWLPGSLLRMLRFAASFLALMAPALYISFISFHPGLIPTELALSIIETRQGVPFPSVIEVLILEISIEILREAGIRLPKPVGPAMGIVGGLIIGDAAVNAGIVSPFLVIVVAVTAISSFSIPMYSAGITLRILRFVGMGFAALLGMFGTILFFLLICSHLTKLKSFGVPYLTPVSPFRARDWKDLFFRAPLTLMKRRPAMMKTQDSKRKS; encoded by the coding sequence TTGCTATCTTTCGTTATTTCCCACATCCCCGGCTGGGATGTCTTCTTTCAGGCGGGAATTGCACTTCTCTTTCCTCTAGCTGTAAGCCGTCTCTATAAAGCACTGTATTCCCTGGTAGGCAGCGGCAGGGCGGTGGAGTCGCCGGGCAGCAGCGGGAAGAAGCGCAAGGGGTTATCTGATGCTCCGGTGTCCCCCCCTCTGCAAGCCCGGCAAAGCTTCAGCGGAAACTATACCACAGACCTTCAGTTTATTAAGTCGGCTATCGGAAGGAACACTGATCTTCATTTCAAGGAATTTACTATAACCAGGCTGCAGAAACAGGCGGCGCTTATTTATGTAGACGGCATGCAGAACGATAGAAATCTGAATTTAAAGATCATGCAGTTTCTAATGTTCGAGGCAACAACTGATTCCTTCTCCGCTTCCGGATTAGCCGGACAGCGGCTGCCGTTCAGCCAGCTGAGCGAGGCCAGTGATCTGACGGACTTCAATCAATCAGTCCTGTATGGATATGCCGGCCTACTGATTGAAGGGCTTCCTCAAGGCCTGCTGATCCAGCCGCCGGAAGCAGACAGCCGGTCACTGGACGAGCCTGTCTCAGAAGCGCTGTTGCGCGGGCCCCGGCTGGGTTTCTCCGAGTCATTAAATTTGAACACCTCCATCTTACGGCGCCAGGGCAGGAGTGATCAGCTGGAGATCGTAACTCACCGGGCCGGCAACCGGATTCAGAAGGATCTGGCAATCGCTTATATGAAGGATATTGTTAATCCGGAGCTGCTTCAGGAAGTCGAGTCACGGATCTCCAAGCTGGATATCGATTTTCTTGCAGAATCGGGATACATCGAGCAGCTAATCGAAGACAACTACCTAAGTCCTTTCCAGCAGGTCCAGAACACCGAACGTCCTGACAGGGTGATCAGTGCGCTACTGGAAGGACGGATTGCGATTCTGCTGGATGGAACGCCCTTCGCGCTGATTATTCCGGTTACCTTCAGCATGCTGCTGCAATCTCCGGAAGACTATTATGAACGCTGGCTGCCCGGATCGCTTCTGCGGATGCTGCGCTTCGCTGCTTCCTTTCTGGCGCTGATGGCTCCGGCTCTCTATATATCGTTCATTTCCTTTCATCCCGGACTGATCCCGACGGAGCTGGCACTCTCCATTATTGAGACCCGCCAGGGAGTCCCCTTTCCGTCTGTAATCGAAGTACTGATTCTCGAGATCTCGATTGAAATTCTGCGGGAAGCCGGCATCCGGCTGCCTAAACCGGTCGGGCCGGCAATGGGTATCGTCGGCGGTCTCATTATTGGCGATGCCGCCGTAAATGCAGGGATCGTCAGCCCCTTTCTGGTCATTGTCGTTGCGGTCACCGCGATCTCCTCCTTCTCTATTCCGATGTACAGTGCCGGAATAACGCTGCGGATTCTCCGCTTTGTCGGGATGGGATTTGCGGCCCTGCTGGGGATGTTCGGTACAATCCTCTTCTTCCTGCTGATCTGCAGCCATCTTACCAAGCTCAAGAGCTTTGGGGTGCCGTACCTGACGCCTGTATCCCCGTTTCGGGCAAGGGACTGGAAGGACCTGTTCTTCCGGGCACCGCTTACCCTGATGAAACGCAGACCGGCGATGATGAAGACGCAGGACAGCAAACGTAAATCGTAA
- a CDS encoding DUF1273 domain-containing protein, producing the protein MTTLLVTGYRAHELGIFDSKHQGIPYIKKALAARLIPLIEDGVDWVITPGQYGVDLWACEVVLELKRKYPLLKLGIITAHANPEEKWKEDKQNEYRGIVAGADYYGAVSNAPYDGSWQFRARDDLLFRKSDAILLFYDEDAAEGSAKYFKERALKLHAEGDYGLYLMFAEEIQNIADEENQRDYE; encoded by the coding sequence ATGACAACCCTACTGGTAACAGGCTACCGTGCGCATGAGCTCGGGATTTTTGACAGCAAGCATCAGGGCATCCCCTATATCAAAAAGGCGCTCGCCGCAAGGCTGATTCCCCTCATTGAAGACGGAGTGGATTGGGTCATTACTCCCGGTCAATACGGTGTAGACCTTTGGGCCTGCGAGGTGGTACTGGAGCTGAAGCGTAAATATCCGCTCCTGAAGCTGGGGATCATTACCGCTCATGCCAACCCGGAAGAGAAGTGGAAAGAGGACAAGCAGAACGAATACCGGGGAATTGTGGCCGGAGCAGATTATTATGGAGCGGTAAGCAATGCCCCTTATGACGGCAGCTGGCAATTCCGGGCCAGAGATGATCTGCTGTTCCGCAAAAGCGATGCCATTCTGCTGTTCTATGATGAGGATGCCGCTGAAGGAAGTGCGAAATATTTTAAGGAACGGGCATTGAAGCTGCATGCGGAGGGCGACTATGGTCTCTATCTGATGTTTGCGGAGGAAATTCAAAATATTGCTGACGAGGAAAACCAGCGTGATTACGAGTGA
- a CDS encoding YciI family protein, with translation MNSVQAEEDICYVILLSPTQQDRRDMEIIRGHVQHLQQLERSGQLVLCGPFNDAPGGMVIIRAESREEAEAVAERDPYVLSGIRSYELRTWSLSHAGNRHMGIAAD, from the coding sequence ATGAATTCTGTTCAGGCGGAAGAAGATATATGTTATGTCATTCTGTTAAGCCCCACGCAGCAGGACCGCAGAGATATGGAGATCATCCGCGGGCATGTGCAGCATCTGCAGCAGCTGGAACGCAGCGGCCAGCTGGTGCTGTGCGGGCCGTTTAACGATGCTCCCGGCGGGATGGTAATTATCCGGGCAGAATCCCGGGAAGAGGCAGAGGCGGTTGCGGAGCGTGATCCGTATGTTCTCTCAGGCATCCGCAGCTACGAGCTCCGCACCTGGAGCCTGTCACATGCAGGCAACAGACACATGGGCATAGCCGCGGATTGA
- a CDS encoding amidase family protein, which produces MSFEIVEATIPEIQAALAAGEITSKELVLMYYERIADHDKNGLTINSVLEINPDALFIAESLDVERALQGPRGPMHGIPVLLKDNINTGDKMHTSAGSLALADSFAGEDAFIVTKLREAGAIIMGKANMTEFANFMTNGMPSGYSSRGGQVLNPYNISTPTGGSSAGSAVAVACNFCTVSVGTETSGSILNPGNLGSIVGIKPTVGMLSRSGILPLSNTQDTAGPMGRTVRDAVLLLNAMLGRDSSDAAMGTSEGRLHEDYTEFLDLNGLQGARIGIPRDYYFEELTEEQLALFNASVDRMRELGATIIDPADIRTAREIKYSSVVLNEFKTSINAYLARLGPGAKIRTLKDIIDFNHAHPVETLRYGQATLIDAEYTSSGTLTEPQYLRDRATDLKLCKEQGIDATMKEHQLDALLFPADFGARITSRSGYPSIVVPSGYTSAGAPFGVTFSAQAYQEPLLIKLAYAYEQNYKIRKAPSLQSFI; this is translated from the coding sequence ATGAGTTTTGAAATCGTAGAGGCTACAATTCCGGAAATTCAGGCCGCACTGGCAGCCGGAGAGATCACTTCCAAAGAACTGGTTCTCATGTATTATGAGCGCATTGCCGATCATGACAAAAACGGCCTGACGATTAACTCTGTGCTGGAGATCAATCCGGATGCGCTGTTCATTGCGGAATCTTTGGATGTGGAACGTGCGCTGCAGGGTCCAAGAGGACCGATGCATGGCATTCCGGTCTTGCTCAAGGACAATATCAATACAGGGGATAAAATGCATACCAGTGCGGGATCGCTGGCTTTGGCGGATTCTTTTGCCGGGGAAGATGCCTTTATCGTTACGAAGCTGCGCGAGGCCGGAGCCATCATCATGGGCAAAGCGAACATGACGGAATTCGCCAACTTCATGACGAATGGCATGCCGTCAGGCTACAGCTCGCGCGGGGGCCAGGTGCTGAACCCTTACAATATCTCCACACCTACCGGCGGCTCCAGTGCCGGCTCCGCAGTAGCCGTCGCTTGTAATTTCTGCACAGTATCGGTGGGAACCGAAACCTCCGGCTCCATCCTCAATCCCGGCAATCTCGGGTCAATTGTGGGAATTAAGCCGACGGTAGGCATGCTCAGCCGCTCCGGCATTCTTCCGCTGTCGAACACGCAGGATACTGCCGGGCCAATGGGTAGAACTGTCCGTGACGCAGTACTCCTGCTGAATGCCATGCTTGGCCGGGACAGCAGTGATGCGGCGATGGGCACTAGCGAGGGAAGGCTGCATGAGGACTATACGGAATTCCTTGATCTGAACGGTCTGCAGGGTGCGAGGATCGGCATTCCCCGGGACTACTATTTCGAAGAATTAACAGAAGAACAGCTGGCACTGTTCAACGCTTCCGTGGACAGAATGCGTGAGCTTGGCGCAACCATCATCGACCCTGCCGATATCCGCACCGCGCGCGAGATCAAATATTCCTCCGTAGTGCTGAACGAGTTCAAAACCTCCATTAACGCTTATCTGGCCCGGCTCGGCCCGGGTGCGAAGATACGAACCCTTAAGGATATCATTGACTTCAACCATGCCCATCCGGTAGAGACGCTGCGCTATGGACAAGCTACACTGATCGATGCCGAATATACCTCTTCAGGCACTCTGACAGAGCCGCAGTACTTGCGTGACCGCGCCACGGATCTGAAGCTCTGCAAGGAGCAGGGCATCGACGCCACCATGAAGGAGCACCAGTTGGACGCCCTGCTGTTCCCGGCCGACTTTGGAGCACGGATCACCTCCAGATCAGGATATCCCTCCATCGTCGTGCCTTCCGGCTACACCTCGGCCGGTGCCCCGTTCGGGGTGACGTTCTCGGCCCAGGCTTATCAGGAGCCGCTGCTGATCAAGCTGGCCTATGCCTATGAGCAGAATTACAAGATCCGCAAAGCGCCTTCGCTGCAGAGCTTTATTTAA
- a CDS encoding DUF6612 family protein — MNKWGKGLMVVVMALGLAGCADDGIVKESRVQEPAMPTAEQLIAKITEASEGLSSFVQETQSWLNTDMAQAESQVNQTVETKSTTEVVMAPLQMHQVSQLQILGKEEQKLEIYLVEGGYFTSMNGYWRKMPESMSELIMTPLQLEASPGRRMEQFKTILPYLSVTEEGGDYVLKARASGEQMKDFTAYYRLQYGSGELAEQQISAVKSMSILYSVDKQTYWPTRTEDEMVTDDRRGGQGMYSKVKRRTDIGKYNTLSEIELPEEALNVLQ, encoded by the coding sequence TTGAATAAATGGGGAAAAGGTTTAATGGTTGTGGTTATGGCGCTTGGTCTGGCTGGCTGCGCGGATGATGGTATTGTCAAGGAGAGCCGTGTTCAAGAACCGGCTATGCCTACAGCAGAGCAGTTAATCGCGAAAATAACAGAAGCCAGTGAAGGGCTTAGCAGCTTTGTGCAGGAGACCCAGTCCTGGCTGAATACAGATATGGCACAAGCTGAAAGTCAGGTGAATCAAACTGTAGAAACGAAGTCAACCACTGAGGTTGTAATGGCCCCCCTGCAGATGCATCAGGTGAGCCAGTTACAGATTTTGGGCAAGGAGGAACAGAAGCTGGAGATATATCTTGTTGAGGGAGGCTATTTTACCTCTATGAACGGCTACTGGCGAAAGATGCCTGAGAGTATGTCTGAGCTAATAATGACGCCTTTGCAGCTGGAGGCAAGCCCCGGACGGCGGATGGAACAGTTTAAGACGATCCTGCCTTATTTATCGGTGACGGAGGAAGGCGGCGACTACGTGCTGAAGGCCCGTGCATCCGGTGAGCAGATGAAGGATTTCACAGCCTATTACAGGTTGCAATATGGCAGCGGAGAGCTGGCAGAGCAGCAGATATCTGCTGTGAAAAGTATGAGCATATTGTACAGCGTGGACAAACAGACCTACTGGCCAACCCGGACAGAAGATGAAATGGTTACTGACGACAGAAGGGGCGGCCAGGGGATGTACTCTAAAGTCAAAAGGAGAACCGATATAGGGAAATATAATACCCTCTCAGAGATTGAGCTTCCGGAGGAGGCCCTGAATGTTCTGCAGTAA
- a CDS encoding sensor histidine kinase produces the protein MDRMKQAQRRTSILSYWTLRYLIIISIGLLLTALVTFWWIQQEAMNNRMQTTALLAQEIADRSVSSEGTMQISPTLAKLVEDRKRFFKLTQEMCVIITDPEGKLLFSEPALTQEEMNHKLNDTLSGSRSPEFKAAVAQIQQGGETLGQVIVLQSKRSLRHIPQEEITFFSILILFLIILSWLTIYLLSSKLAKPIQRVAAAAAQISSGEYNIILDTGAKEREIHELLLSFQEMSGKLQQFEQSRAVMLAGVSHELKTPVTSIKGLVHAVREGVVEGDEADEFLDIALQEAGRLQRMVADLLDYNALTAGIVAVRHDRLDAVPLLAEIVYQWKLTQCESVNEPVLQLPEKPLYVRGDPLRIQQIIVNLLNNSVQASLPGQNLQLTISLTVIPQGYAEITVTDNGPGIPSDISGRIFEAFFRSSDKQSTLRGLGLGLTFSRLLAEAMGGSLVLGSSPDQGSTFELILPLHA, from the coding sequence ATGGACCGTATGAAGCAGGCGCAGAGACGCACCTCCATCCTCTCCTACTGGACGCTCCGCTATCTTATTATTATCAGCATCGGGCTTCTGCTCACCGCACTGGTGACCTTCTGGTGGATTCAGCAGGAGGCGATGAACAACCGCATGCAGACCACCGCCCTGCTCGCCCAGGAGATTGCCGACCGCAGCGTAAGCAGCGAAGGAACCATGCAGATCAGCCCAACCTTGGCTAAGCTGGTCGAAGACCGCAAACGCTTCTTCAAATTAACGCAGGAAATGTGCGTGATTATTACAGACCCGGAGGGCAAACTACTCTTCTCTGAGCCAGCCTTGACCCAGGAAGAGATGAACCATAAGCTCAATGACACGCTATCCGGCTCACGCAGTCCAGAGTTCAAGGCTGCGGTGGCCCAGATTCAGCAAGGCGGCGAAACCCTGGGGCAGGTTATCGTGCTTCAGTCCAAACGTTCCCTGCGCCATATTCCCCAGGAGGAGATTACGTTCTTCTCCATTCTGATCCTGTTCCTGATCATCCTGAGCTGGCTGACCATCTACCTCTTATCGAGCAAGCTGGCAAAACCGATTCAGCGGGTAGCTGCCGCAGCAGCACAGATTAGCAGCGGGGAGTACAATATCATTCTGGACACAGGGGCCAAAGAGCGGGAAATTCACGAGCTGCTGCTCTCCTTTCAGGAGATGTCGGGCAAGCTGCAGCAGTTCGAGCAGTCCCGGGCGGTTATGCTGGCCGGAGTATCCCATGAGCTGAAAACACCGGTCACCTCGATCAAAGGACTGGTTCATGCCGTCCGCGAGGGTGTCGTTGAAGGCGATGAAGCCGATGAATTCCTCGACATCGCCCTGCAGGAAGCGGGCCGGCTGCAGCGCATGGTGGCCGATCTGCTGGATTACAACGCCCTCACCGCCGGCATCGTGGCCGTCCGGCATGACCGGCTGGATGCCGTTCCGCTGCTGGCGGAGATCGTCTACCAGTGGAAGCTCACGCAGTGTGAGTCAGTTAATGAACCGGTGCTTCAGCTGCCAGAGAAGCCGCTCTATGTGCGGGGAGACCCCTTGCGCATCCAGCAAATCATCGTGAATCTGCTGAACAACAGCGTACAGGCTTCACTGCCTGGACAAAATCTCCAGCTGACCATCAGCCTAACCGTAATTCCGCAGGGATATGCTGAAATTACCGTCACCGATAACGGGCCGGGCATCCCTTCGGACATCAGCGGCAGAATCTTCGAAGCTTTCTTCCGCAGCAGCGACAAGCAGAGCACGCTTCGCGGCCTGGGGCTGGGCCTAACATTCAGCCGTCTGCTGGCCGAAGCGATGGGCGGAAGCCTGGTGCTGGGAAGTAGTCCCGACCAAGGCTCCACCTTCGAGCTGATTTTGCCGCTCCATGCTTAA
- a CDS encoding response regulator transcription factor — MKSILIVEDEAAIARVLGAYLKKAGFQVTHAADGIAALEVFEASPPSLILLDIMLPNMDGFELLGQIRKISSCPVIMLTARDGIKDRLAGLDGGADDYMSKPFIPEEVVARVNAVLRRPSQWSDGSGKRHFGSLFVDFSARSVFLNNAEVSLSPRDMSVLLFLAERPNQICTRDQLIEQVWEMDYEGSDRAVDLSIKRLRQALSHWPAEEGEIRTLRGTGYQLWTV, encoded by the coding sequence ATGAAATCCATTCTGATTGTTGAAGATGAGGCAGCAATTGCCCGTGTGCTTGGCGCCTATCTTAAAAAAGCCGGCTTCCAGGTTACCCATGCCGCCGACGGCATAGCCGCACTTGAAGTGTTCGAGGCATCGCCTCCTTCTCTTATATTGCTCGACATTATGCTGCCGAACATGGACGGCTTTGAACTGCTGGGCCAGATCCGCAAAATCAGCAGCTGCCCCGTCATCATGCTCACCGCCCGGGACGGAATTAAGGACCGGCTGGCCGGACTTGACGGCGGTGCCGACGACTATATGTCCAAGCCATTCATCCCCGAAGAAGTCGTCGCCCGGGTAAACGCCGTGCTGCGCCGCCCTTCCCAGTGGTCCGATGGCAGCGGCAAACGCCATTTCGGCAGCCTGTTTGTCGATTTCAGCGCCCGCAGCGTCTTCCTGAATAACGCCGAGGTCAGTCTGAGCCCGCGCGATATGTCTGTCCTGCTGTTCCTGGCCGAACGCCCGAATCAGATCTGCACCAGAGACCAGCTGATTGAACAGGTGTGGGAGATGGACTATGAGGGCAGCGACCGGGCGGTCGACCTGTCGATCAAGAGACTGCGCCAGGCGCTCTCGCACTGGCCGGCTGAGGAAGGGGAGATCCGCACACTGCGCGGGACCGGGTACCAGTTATGGACCGTATGA
- a CDS encoding YceI family protein, whose protein sequence is MKKKTWVWAATGVVIAGAITAFTLLNNSLGNNVEIESVIPAQEQGTNNSGTAVANAAAATGAAVTAEQLNGAWSIADTSKVYWSVTTSKETVNFVNASVQGTWNVNLDDTASMTGEGSIEMSALDSGEGQRDEHVKSADFLSVEEFPQSTFKVSSFSELPAEWTEGTAVPVQMTGTLTVKGIEKEVTFDSQAVYSGGQLMLSGTTTVTFADFGMKNPHSIVLDTENDLEVRLELVLSK, encoded by the coding sequence ATGAAGAAGAAAACATGGGTGTGGGCAGCCACGGGCGTCGTAATCGCGGGGGCAATCACAGCATTTACGTTACTGAACAACAGCTTGGGCAATAACGTGGAAATCGAGTCCGTCATTCCTGCACAGGAACAGGGAACGAATAACTCTGGAACGGCGGTAGCGAATGCGGCGGCGGCAACAGGCGCTGCAGTTACAGCAGAACAATTAAACGGTGCCTGGAGTATTGCCGACACTTCGAAAGTATACTGGTCGGTTACGACCTCCAAAGAAACGGTCAACTTCGTAAATGCCTCCGTTCAAGGGACATGGAATGTCAATCTGGATGACACAGCCTCTATGACTGGCGAAGGTTCCATTGAGATGAGTGCGCTGGATTCCGGAGAAGGACAACGGGACGAGCACGTAAAAAGCGCAGATTTCCTGAGTGTAGAAGAGTTCCCGCAGTCGACATTTAAGGTGAGCTCCTTTTCTGAGCTGCCGGCAGAATGGACGGAGGGTACTGCGGTGCCGGTTCAGATGACAGGTACGCTTACCGTAAAAGGAATTGAGAAAGAGGTTACCTTCGATTCGCAGGCGGTGTACAGCGGTGGACAGCTGATGCTGTCGGGAACGACAACCGTAACCTTTGCAGACTTCGGTATGAAGAATCCGCACTCGATCGTGCTGGATACTGAGAATGATCTTGAAGTGCGTCTGGAGCTTGTACTAAGCAAGTAA